One segment of Vibrio gazogenes DNA contains the following:
- a CDS encoding acyl-homoserine-lactone synthase yields MHSTTSEHYQTDHRIWNQQHFDSLFIEIELQLQNTSEFSGFNELVNRRKQDITCIYPELAHGNLAALFEHPWAIQHILNFPISTIPQFWHEVEIIAIKRFGNILACWAAYERFLILQRSQTLSLTSCAAPPIDESCYQSEIIDRIETDQRLFLTLHSHIALTLSDAITLINLDVFVIEQKWYEMLFCLNLSQRGSHFILYHTKNSPYPLLVSTALIQHWHERETWLTFDPFFQGSGWRSCFSADIGMNLYSTGIFHPQIIQFTDYDSEPAFSQCIKDTNAICEILRFSTSGSSHMRLFFLYVGQKYLMRELIKYGKAVSLTIIEQQALLYLYDALDSICHLKKNCSDIVEGAVTYQGFLLNSSLLGELTNCNYKKYKSLIIKQRKI; encoded by the coding sequence GTGCATTCAACAACGTCAGAGCATTATCAAACAGACCACAGAATCTGGAATCAACAACATTTCGACAGCTTGTTCATAGAAATTGAATTACAACTACAAAATACATCCGAGTTTTCTGGGTTTAATGAACTAGTCAATAGAAGAAAGCAAGATATTACGTGTATCTATCCAGAACTTGCCCATGGTAATTTAGCTGCACTTTTTGAACACCCCTGGGCTATCCAACATATTCTGAACTTTCCTATCTCAACAATTCCCCAATTTTGGCATGAGGTAGAAATAATCGCGATAAAAAGGTTTGGCAATATACTTGCCTGTTGGGCCGCTTATGAACGTTTTCTCATCCTGCAACGGAGCCAAACACTTTCATTAACTTCCTGCGCTGCACCACCAATAGATGAATCCTGCTATCAGTCTGAGATAATAGATCGTATTGAAACCGATCAACGACTCTTTTTAACCTTGCACAGCCATATAGCGCTGACACTTTCTGATGCCATCACCTTAATTAACCTCGATGTTTTCGTTATTGAGCAAAAGTGGTATGAAATGCTGTTCTGCCTTAATCTGTCGCAACGTGGCAGTCATTTCATTCTCTATCACACAAAAAACTCTCCATATCCACTGCTTGTTTCTACTGCCCTCATCCAGCACTGGCATGAGCGGGAAACTTGGCTAACATTCGATCCTTTTTTTCAGGGAAGTGGATGGCGATCTTGTTTTTCGGCAGACATAGGGATGAACTTATATAGCACAGGGATATTTCACCCCCAAATCATTCAATTTACCGATTATGATTCTGAACCAGCGTTCTCTCAGTGCATCAAGGATACAAACGCAATTTGTGAAATTTTAAGGTTTTCAACAAGCGGCTCAAGTCATATGAGATTGTTTTTTCTATATGTAGGGCAAAAGTATCTAATGAGAGAACTAATCAAATATGGAAAGGCTGTTTCATTAACTATCATTGAGCAGCAAGCTCTATTGTACTTATATGATGCACTAGATAGCATATGCCATTTGAAAAAAAACTGTTCCGATATTGTCGAAGGTGCTGTTACTTACCAAGGTTTTTTACTTAACAGCTCTCTCTTAGGCGAGCTAACTAACTGTAATTACAAAAAATATAAATCACTTATTATCAAACAAAGAAAGATATAG